The DNA segment accatgcctagctaatttttgtatttttagtggagacagggtttcaccgtgtcggccaggctgatctcgaactcctgatctcaggtaatccgcctgcctaggcctccccaagtgctgggattacaggcgtgagccaccgcctgaCCTTTTGAGACctttgtcgccaggctagagtgcagtagtgcgatcttggctcactgcaacctccacctcccaggttcaagcgattctcctgcctcagcctcccgagtagctgggactacagtcactcCCCACTacgctaatgtttgtatttttttttagtagagacggggtttcaccatcttggccaggatggtcttgatctcttgaccttgtgatccacccgccttggcctcccaaagtgctgggattacaggcataagcctccgcgcccggccgaacatttattcttaaaatgacgagttaatgggtgcagcacaccaacatggtacatgtatacatatgtaacaaacctgcacgttgtgcacatgtaccctaaaacttaaagtatgtaaaaaaaaaaaaaaaaaagaacaagtaggGTGACCAGTAAAGGGGTTAATGCCATAGTCCAAGAAAAAGATTCTGAAGGCTTAGACTAGTGAGGAATAACAGAAGCCAATAGATAGACTTAAGATATACTTAAGAGGTAGAAATGAcaggatttattgattttttttagaaagatgaggtgtaagaatcacttgaacccaagagtttgagaccagcctaggcaacatagcaagaacccctctctaaaaaaaaaaaaaaaaaaaaaaaagagcagaagtgcTCTTCAGGAAACTAGTTTTAGATTGTCCTCCTGTCCGTGATAGGTATATAATTTAAAGCCCAGTTTTTGGGCCTGGGATGGACAAACACTGAGTTCATTACCACTCCGGGCACTGACTTCTTTAGAGGAATGAACCTTCTGAGGTGCTAAACACAGTGTCTGAAAGTCTCTTGGCTGGTTTGGTTTGTGGAGGGTTGGGATGGATGTGGGGGGTGTGGTGTACATaggaaaagctagcagaaggccgggcatggcggctcacacctataatatcagcactttgggaggctgaggcgggcagattgcttgagcccaggagttcacaaccagcctgggctggtaaaaccctgtgtctattaaaaaaaaaaaaaaaacaaacaaaagacaaacaataaGCTAGCAGAGTGTTTCCTGTTTCAGGCCTGCTATGAGAGAGGCGAGGAAGTCAGTGTAGTGCCCAAAACATCTGCTTCCACTGACTCCCCCTGGATGGGTCTCGCAAAATATGCCTGGTCTGGGTGAGTTTAAACAACATGGCTAAAGGTTTTCTGGTGTGTTTGTCTCCCCAGGCACCTGGCTGGGTAACAGTATTGATTTGCCTTCCTTGTAGGTATGTGATCGAATGTCCTACCTGTGGCGTGGTCTATCGTAGTCGGCAGTACTGGTTTGGAAACCAAGATCCTGTGGATACGGTGGTGCGGACAGAGATTGTGCATGTGTGGCCTGGAGTAAGAACTGTTggatttctctgtttttctttatcttgtGTCGTTCAGTTTTTCATGTGTGTAGAAAACTGGAACCTGCTTAAAATTAAGGTTAACCGTGAATTTCAGAACGTTGGTGGTTTAGAAAGGCATGATCTGGAGAGCTTTTTTGTTCTCTAGAcctttaattgtttttattttttcttgcataTATATTAGAAGTACaactttaaatgaaataaactaaaaatctATAGTTTTACTCCTTTGGCAAATAAAACGTTTTTCCGTGTTCTACTCATTCATTttctatatgtgtatgtttttctagatgcaaatatttacatgcctttttttctcataatgctattttatttagttttatttccacctttttaaaaaaatcattaaaatgctAGTGACCATCTTCGTGTAAGAaagccatttttttgttttaggaaaTTTTCTTGAAGTATATTCTTGGGATTCCTATAGacccttaatcttttttttttttttttgagacggagttttgctcttgttcgccaggctgaagtgcaatggtgagatcttggctcactgcaatctccacctcccgggttcaagtaattctcctgcctcagcttcctgagtagctgggattacaggcatgactgccacacccggctaattttgtgttttcagtaaagacagggtttctccatgttggtcaggctggtttcaaactcccgacctcaggtgacccgcccaccttggcctcccaaagggctgggattacaggcgtgagccaccacacccagcctaatgattattttttaatttgactttTGAATTCCAGATGTCAGAAATACAAACCTGTTTATGGGGCAGTGATATCATGCTTTCATTCTGCATTAAATCACTGTTCACACTTAGCATTGTCCATAAATCACAACAAATCCAAAACCTTTTCCTTTCATGGAAAAAAGGCAAGTGATTTTCCCCGAGGGACTTATTTTACCCTGTGTCATTGTCCTCGCTGGGTGATTCCTAAAGCCATCGTTCAGCCTAGGAGTCCTACCTGCAGGTCCCCTCCTGAGCTTTCCTGGATCCTATAGGTACCATAAAACTGaagatttccttatttttcttattttttaaatttttttttttttttttttttgagacggagtcttgctctgtcacccaggctggagtgcggtggtgtgatctcggctcactgcaatctccacctcctgggttcaagcaattctcctgcctcagcctcccgagtagctgggattacaggcgcgtgctaccacgcccagctaatttttgtatttttagtagagacggggtttcaccatgttggccaggatggtctcgatctcttgacctcgtgatccacccacctcggcctcccaaagtgctgggattacaggcgtgagccaccgcgcctggccgatttccttatttttctcctcctttttctaattttcagaCCCACTGAAATCTGTTATTATATAGTAGTCTCATTATGGGAGCCCACCACCTTGGCATAATGGTTTATGCCGTTCTGTCCCAAGGATTTAACGTGGCCTTATAGCGAGAAAGTAAAGGTGGTAAGATAGTTTATGTTCCAGGAAAACAGGACTGCAGTAATTTACTCTCAGGTCACATTCTTCACAGTCCTCGAAATTAGGAGGATACAGATGCCTTCCCTGCTGTTCGTTtgctcattccttccttccttctttcattcattaTTCAGCATACATTGTTGTGTACCTTGTGCCCAGCATTGAGCTAATtactttacaaaatacaaaaatgacaaaGAGTTATTGTCAGGGAGTTCAGAGTTTAATAGAGAGTCAGATACATAAATGGATATTGTACTTAGACACACAGAAATAGGATTCCTAGAGATGTCCAAGTATTAGAAGAACTGAGAGGAAAGGTTCTTAACTCAGCCTGCGGTGGGGGGCCCCCTGGAGGAGGTGTCATCTGTATTATATGGGCTTAGTAAGTCCTGAATTGAACAGCTACACATCAAGTCTTATGGTCACTTTGAAGAGAATAAAGCCAGAGGGATTCCTGGTTCTTCCCTGCCAGGGAGTTAGTGGTTCTGAGTTGGCCACGGTGAGTGTGCAACTCACCAAAcatccctcttcctccttcctttcactCCCTTCTCAGAGCATGATGGAAGCCTGCGTTTTCATTTCAGACTGATGGGTTTCTGAAGGACAACAACAATGCTGCCCAGCGCCTGTTGGACGGGATGAACTTCATGGCTCAGTCGGTGTCCGAGCTTAGCCTTGGACCCACCAAGGCTGTGACTTCCTGGCTGACAGACCAGATCGCGCCTGCCTACTGGAGGCCCAACTCCCAGATTCTGGTATGGTGTGGCAGGATGCCCCTCCACCCCTGGCACAGCCCATCCTACTTAATGCCGCTTTGCCCTGTGCTAAGCTTGTTCTGtgagggagacacaaacattttcTGCCAGTGCAGTGAGCTTTGTGAGTACAAGGGGAGGAGTCGTTGAGGCAGCCAGTTTTCTCTTTGCCCATTGATTTCCCTTCGTGTTTTCctgcaagtattttctctctgGTGAGTTTTAGTTTCCTTGTGTGTGACGACCAGTGAATATTGCTCAGATATGTGAGGATGCAGGTAAGAATCTGGAGGAAAAGGGGTCTTTAGAGGTTATTTAGGGTCATCCTCAGCTTGATCCATTAATGCTACAGCACCCAGAGCAAGAGAGCACCCAGCTTCAACCCAGACACTTAGTGAAAGGAAACTCACTGTCCACTAGGCTTCCTTTCCACTCTCAGATAACGCGTTATTAGAAAGCTTTTGTCCTTGTTGAGCTAGCACCACCTGCCTTAGTTTCTGCTTGCTCCGGGGTCTTGTTGGCTTTCTCAGCTGAGCAGACATGTACCATACCTACCtcctctctgttttgttttgggcTTGGAACAGAGCTGCAACAAGTGTGCGACGTCCTTTAAAGATAACGACACCAAGCATCACTGCCGAGCCTGTGGGGAGGGCTTCTGTGACAGCTGTTCATCAAAGACTCGGCCAGTGCCTGAGCGGGGCTGGGGCCCTGCGCCAGTGCGGGTGTGTGACAACTGCTACGAAGCCAGGAATGTCCAGTTAGGTAACGTGGGGCCTGGGAGCTGCAGGGGTGGAGGGGAGAACCTCCCGCCTTGGCCCTGGGTGCTAAGAACTGGATATCCAGACGCCCTAATCCCGCTCATAACCACATCTCCCTTGTGAGAGTACTTCTGGTCTTGGCCAGTCAGTCTCTAAGCTCCTTATTAACAGTGTCCTATGGGTGCTGTTCCTCAGGGGCTCGAACCTGTCCTGCATTCTCAGCTGCAGAGGTGCTTCTGGGGGAAGGGAATGCGCACACAGCAACGGAGTTCTGAAAAGGCTGCAGTGTTTACCAGAAATGGCTTAGACTAGTCTTCTCCTTTGAGAAGGTTCTAGTTTTCGCTCCTAGAACCTTTCTGCCTTACTTTAAAAGAAGTGTTATAAAGGAGCCCCAGAAGGTTGCAGATAAAGGACTAACATGTCATCATCTAATTTCAGAGTCTGGGCTGACCTGACCCACAGCACAGACCCTTGCAATAGTTGCAGGACAGCACAGTGGTGTCTGGGATCAGAATCCAGAAGCGTTCTGCTATTGGTCCCTGAGTTTTCCATTTGGGAGAGGACTTGGAGGTGACAGCATTTCCTTTATTATTGTCTACAGCTGTTACTGAGGCGCAGGTGGACGATGAAGGTGGAACACTCATTGCTCGGAAGGTGGGCGAGGCCGTGCAGAACACTCTGGGAGCCGTGGTGACAGCCATTGACATACCACTAGGTGGGCCTGGCAGTGCTTCTCTTGGGGGTAGTGGATGGGGGTTGAGGGGTTTCAGGTGCCCTGGGCTGTCACTTTGTAAAGGCTTGCTAACCTAGATTGAGATGGGCGGTAAAGGAATCAATTACACAATGCCACACATTTGCTTGATTCTGCTGAATGCCTTAGTAGTTTCATGTTTATTCCTGGAAGCCATTCTCTTACGGCATCTAGTGCCGTGTAACGAGCTACCTTAAAATGTAAAGGCTTAAAACAGCCATCTTTGATGTCTTTATAGGTCTAGAAGTCAGGAAGGGTAATTATTCAGCTCCAAGTGGCATTGGCTCTAGTTACTACCTGATATTCCAGGGTGGTAGCTGGAGTGGTCTCAAGGGTCCAAGCTGACCTCACATACAACCTGGGTGCCTTGGCAGGGACAGTTGGGAGGCTGTGTGTAGCAGAGCCTCACCTGGCCTCTGCATTCTCCAGGCCTCTTCAGTGGTTTCTTTGGCACTTCTTAAATGATGTCAGGGTTCCAGGAGTTAATGTTCCAAGAGACAGGAAGTGGACGctgcccatctctttttttttttttttttttttgagatggagtctcactctgtcacccaggctggagtgcagtggtgcgatcttggctcactgcaacctctgccttccaggttcaagcaattctcctacctcagcctcccaagcagctgggattacaggcacgtgccaccatgcccagctaatttttgtatttttagtagagacggggtttcaccatgttgaccaggctggtcctgaactcctgagctcaggtgatccacctgccttggcctcccaaagtgctgggattacaggcgtgagccactgtgcccggctgaagcTGCCCATCTCTTAAGGCCTAGGACTGCAGACAGACACTTCTGCTGTCATCTCCTGGAGTCTGCTGCCGTCACAGGGTTTGTCTAGATTTAAGGGAGGGGGCAGGAGTGTCAAAGATGGAAAGTGGGTGAAAGATTCTATGGCTATCTTTAGTCACACCAGCCAAACTGTTAGTAGTTTAAGATTTAAAATAgctggccgggcaccgtggctcacgcctgtaataccagcactttgggaggctgaggcaggcggatcacgaagtcaagagatcaagaccgtctTGGCtaacacacggtgaaacccactctctactgaaaatacaaaaaaattagccaggcgtggtggtgggtgcctgtagtcccagcaactagggaggctgaggcaggagaatggtgtgaacctgggaggtggagcttgcagtgagccaaaatcgcaccactgcgctccagcctgggcaacagagcgagactgtctcgaaaaaaaaaaaaaaagatttaaaatagctACCCAGCCCTGGATGTGAGGGGTATTTGTATTCAGGATGgtgatggggagagggagggaaatcAACCAGTGCTTGGTGGGCTTAGGCAAGGCTGGCCAGGCCTGGGGCAGTGTGGCACATTGTAGGGGAGCGAGCAAAAATGGGTAGTGATGAAAATGGCCTGGAGCAGATTTCCTCATTGCAGCTCACAAAGTGAGTAGATGATGTAGGAATTGCTGGATTTGCCCAGGCTTAAATCTCAGGTTGCATCTGTTCCCAGGGGTACCTGGGAGAGGCAAGAACTGTCCTTGGCACAGAAGGCAGAGCATAGCCTTCTGGCTGTGCTCACCAAGTGCTCCCATTCTGAGCACCCACAGGGTGTTGAGTAGCAGGCCAGTGTGTCAGGCATGTTCTTTCTTCTCAACCTCATCACAGCTCTTGAAGGTGGGTTGTTAAAGATGAGTAAGCCCCTGAGAGGGTAGctaacctttctttttttcttttcttttttttttttttttttttgagactaactcttgctattgtccaggctggagtgcagtggcgtgatcttggctcactgcaacctccacctcccaggtttaagcgattctcatgcctcaggctcccaagtagctgggattataccaccacgcccggctaatttttgtatttttagtagagacagggtttcaccatgttggccaggctggtcccgaactcctgaccttgagtggtccgcccgcctctgcctcccaaagtgctgggattataggtgtgagccaccatgcccagccttagcTAACCTTTCTTAATCCAGCAGCTGCTGATTAACCTGATCTCAGTAGAATTGGGATTTGagtgtctgactccagagcccagacTTCTTTATAGTTCCTCCAGGGGTTCTTAACACGGCTGCCCCTTCAGTTTACAAGGAGGGCTTCGTAGATATATAAATATCAAGGAGCTGGGTGTGGGgttgcatgcctataatcctagctacttgggaggctcaggcgagAGGGTCCCTTGagtcccaggaatttgagaccagcctgggcaacagagtgagaccctgtcacaaaagagaaagaaggggcatggtggctcatgcctataatcttatgcctacaatcccagcactttgggaagctgaggtgggcagatcacttgagaccaggagttcgagacaagcccagacaacatggtgaaaccctgtctctacaaaaattagccacgtgtggtggtgcacgcctgcagtcccagctacttgggaggctgaggggggaggattgtttgaacccaggaggcagaggttgtcgtgagccgaaatcgtgctattgcactccaacctgggcgacagaatgagactctcactccaaaaaatctttaaaaatgtgaaaaaggaaaaaggaaaagggaaaatcaGTGCCTATGCTACAGCCCCAAAGATCTGGATGTGAGTGGCAGAGCCTGggtttctgcatttttaaaaagctctgtcAGCAGTTCTGTGTGCAGTTGGGATTATAAGCCAGTAAGCATCCGAGGATGCCCTCTTGCTAGTTGGGCCTTGGGGTATTGGGCTTTGGGTGTCCTGACCATTGTTCCCTGCCTTAGGTCTGGTAAAGGACGCGGCCAGGCCTGCGTATTGGGTGCCTGACCACGAAATCCTGCACTGCCACAACTGCCGGAAGGAGTTCAGCATCAAGCTCTCCAAGCACCACTGCCGGGCCTGCGGACAGGGCTTCTGTGATGAGTGCTCCCATGACCGCCGGGCTGTCCCTTCTCGTGGCTGGGACCATCCCGTCCGAGTCTGCTTCAACTGCAATAAAAAGCCCGGTGACCTTTAACCCCAGCCCCCTCTCCGAGTCCTTCACAATTCCTTAGGTTCTCAGGGTTAGAAACAGTCTTGCGAGGTAGGCCCTCCTCCCGGTCACCTGCTGTGGTGTGTGTCCTCTCCTCTCCGCATCCCAGGGCCACTTTCCCTCAGTGGGGGTGAGCCTGGCGGCAGGCCCGAAGGTGTGAACCCCTCAGGGCAGGGGACCGAGCAACTCATCGCAAAGGGGAATGAACCTGAATCCGTTGCATTtatttcagttaaaaataatgaatatatatgtgtatatatctctctcatatatacatatgaaaggCACTCGGGGCGTATCGAGGCTGCCGCTGGCTGCGAAGACTTCGCACAGTCTCCTCCACACAGGATGAGGTGGCAGTGGCAGCACGTCTTCCTCACGAGCCGAGCCAGGCCCACGGCCACCGCGTGGCTGGCCCCTTCCTCTGCTGCTCTTGGAGCCTTGGAGGCCTCTCCTGTCCTTGGCTCTTCCCTCCATGCCTGTCAGCTGCCTGGGGAGTGAGCCTTCCTGGTCCTTCCTGCCTGAAACAGCCTGAAGGGAATTCTCCCTGGGTCTCCTGGGAGTCGAATCCCAATTCTTGGCTTAAGCCTGTTTTAGTCAGAGACCACCCAACTTAGCGTGCAGGTCACCGGAGTGGGTGGAGGGTCAGAGGTCGGGTTTTCGGCCCTGAGAAGTAGAAATGCAGGGGCCGTGCTGTCCCTGGTCCCCAGGGAACAGCAAGGAAGGAACTGAGCCTTCCCCAGCAGGATTTCCTGCCCCGACGCTTCTGTCTCCACTCAGCTTTCCCAAAAGGCGGCGCCCAGCTCCTCAATCGAAGCACCTGCCTCCCACCCCTCAGCCCCCTCGAGCCCACCATCTGCTTCTGAGTGTCGCACTAGGATTTTCATTGCTTATTTTAAAGTGTCTTAATCCTTTGTTCCCAGACACACAACCCCTCTAGCTCTCGGAGGGGCGATCATGAGAAACCTTCCAGGGAAACTGAGCACAGGATGGACTGttagttgtttttaaaagtctatataaatatttcaacagatcgtaaagaaaaaatttatctcTTTGGTCCTTGCAAGAGAAGTCAAAGGAACTTTTGTTTCTCCTCAAGAGCCTGGACATCTCTGTCTGTCATGACTGGAAAGGGCCCGTTGTGCTGAAATCCTGTCATCATGGTGGATTTGATCTTCAGTGGCCAAACACGAATTAAAGTGTAATTCTTGACTGAACTGGTGGGTGGGTTGAGCTTTAGGGAAGTATATGGCGGCGGTCATTCCTGGTGTGCGTATCGGTGTGACATGAGCCCTGGAGTGTGTCGTCCCTCTCAgccctgctcctcctgcctcctggggccCAGTGACTGGGGCCCTACTCTAGAACTGTGTACCATCCAATTCGCCATCATAAAGGAATCTTCCTGCATCTCAACTGTGCTGGCTCTTTCCTCTCATTCCATCAGTTCCTTCTGGCCAACGTCTCTCTCCAGCTGATGGTGGCTTTCCAAGCAGAGGCCAAGTAAGGGGCATGTTTCAAGGGCAGTAATATTTTACCTGCAAATACTGCAGTCTTTTACTCTGACAAATAAGAACTGTTTCAAAACCAtagccggccgggcgtggtggctcatgcccattatctcagcactttgggaggccaaggcaggggggatCACTTTAGGtcgggagtccaagaccagcctgaccaacatgtagaaaccccatctctactaaacatacaaaaaattagttgggtgtagtggcacaatcttgtaatcccagctactcgggaggttgaggcaggagaactgcttgaacctgggaggcggaggttgcactgagctgagattgcaccattgcacactagcctgggcaacaagagtgaaactgcttaaaaaaaaaaaaaaaaaaaaaaaaaaaaggccaggcacggtggctcacgcctgtaatcccagcactttgggagaccgaggggggaagatcacgaagtcaggagatcgagaccattctggctaacatggtgaaaccccatctttactaaaaatacaaaaaaattagccgggtgtggtggcgggtgcctgtagtcccagctactcgggaggctgaggcaggagaatggcatgaactgggaggcggagcttgcagtgagccaagatcgcgccactgcactccagcctgggcgacagagcgagactccatctcaaaaaccaaaaaaacaaaaaacaccataaCCAAGTACCCCCAAACCATGATCCTGTCCAGTGGATGTCAGTCTCATGACCACAGCCTGTTGTCTCCAGACCTTCGCTAGATAGCATGCCCCACCCAGATCAGTGTGCTGACTGGGACCAGAGCTTCGAGCTTATCATGAATATTCCTTTATGTAAGGAAGGCAATAGCTGACGGTCACGGAATTCTGTCTAGTGACTAGAGGGCCCCCACATTCTCACCACTTATCCTGTACTTAGAGCTGTTCCTCAGACCTTCCTGCAGCCGGGGTCCCCTGGCAGACCCCCTTTCTGCAGCCGTGGCATTGGCTGAGCAAGGCTCAGCGGTAGCAGTTTCACAGCTTGGGTTCTCCAGGTTACACTCTGGCAGCTGTCGGGTCAGGGTCTGTTGAGGAATCCTCTCGCACAGTAGAACAGATGGGGTATTAGTCCTGATTTTCACTCCCTAGGTTTAAAATACATAGTCCTGGCTAGGCACGGTCactcatacctgtgatcccagccctttgggaggccaaggtgggcggatcacttaagcccaggagttcgagcccagcctgggcaacgtggtgagtgAACCCTGTCCCTACCAAGAAAACcaacccctccccccaaaaaagctgggtgtggcagcgcatgcctgtaattccagctactggggaggctgagataggaagattgcttgagcctcggagatgtcactgtactccagcctgggtgacagagtgagaccctgtcttaacaa comes from the Symphalangus syndactylus isolate Jambi chromosome 8, NHGRI_mSymSyn1-v2.1_pri, whole genome shotgun sequence genome and includes:
- the ZFYVE1 gene encoding zinc finger FYVE domain-containing protein 1 isoform X3: MAHSSFFPDEYFTCSSLCLSCGVGCKNSMNHGKEGVPHEAKSRCRYSHQYDNRVYTCKACYERGEEVSVVPKTSASTDSPWMGLAKYAWSGYVIECPTCGVVYRSRQYWFGNQDPVDTVVRTEIVHVWPGTDGFLKDNNNAAQRLLDGMNFMAQSVSELSLGPTKAVTSWLTDQIAPAYWRPNSQILSCNKCATSFKDNDTKHHCRACGEGFCDSCSSKTRPVPERGWGPAPVRVCDNCYEARNVQLAVTEAQVDDEGGTLIARKVGEAVQNTLGAVVTAIDIPLGLVKDAARPAYWVPDHEILHCHNCRKEFSIKLSKHHCRACGQGFCDECSHDRRAVPSRGWDHPVRVCFNCNKKPGDL